A single Halogeometricum rufum DNA region contains:
- a CDS encoding universal stress protein — MYDNILLPYDGSDEAKRGAEHGIQLAKRLGSTVHGLYVIDLPGVPRALSLRDDEEQLREEYHEYGEECLAEICAIAEENGVECTTNIRTGSQSDKIVQFADEEGMDAIVMASAYRGTLGNLIGGTTDRVVRTATVPVISQRMSRDDL, encoded by the coding sequence ATGTACGATAACATCTTGCTGCCGTACGACGGGAGCGACGAGGCGAAGCGGGGAGCAGAGCACGGCATCCAACTGGCGAAGCGACTCGGGTCGACGGTTCACGGGCTCTACGTGATAGACCTGCCCGGCGTCCCCAGGGCGTTGTCCCTGCGGGACGACGAGGAGCAACTTCGCGAGGAGTACCACGAGTACGGAGAGGAGTGCCTCGCGGAGATATGTGCCATCGCCGAAGAGAACGGCGTCGAGTGCACGACGAACATCCGAACCGGGTCTCAGAGCGACAAGATAGTCCAGTTCGCGGACGAGGAGGGGATGGACGCCATCGTGATGGCGTCGGCGTACCGGGGAACGCTGGGCAACCTCATCGGCGGAACGACCGACCGGGTGGTGCGAACCGCGACGGTGCCGGTCATCTCCCAGCGGATGTCCCGCGACGACCTGTGA
- a CDS encoding EamA family transporter translates to MNAAVLFGLGTMVAWGFWIVFGDVASNAIDPEMAAFVSYFTAAVLTGAYVVVSDASYALTTRGVAFAAVAGVAAAIGVLSTFVGVTVGSTTVVSTIGGMYFVTAAVISIVFLDESLTVNRLAGIGLVLVALFVINR, encoded by the coding sequence ATGAACGCGGCCGTGCTGTTCGGTCTCGGGACGATGGTCGCGTGGGGGTTCTGGATCGTGTTCGGCGACGTCGCCTCGAACGCCATCGACCCCGAGATGGCCGCGTTCGTCTCCTACTTCACCGCGGCGGTCCTCACGGGCGCGTACGTCGTCGTCTCGGACGCCTCGTACGCCCTCACGACTCGCGGCGTCGCGTTCGCGGCCGTCGCCGGCGTCGCGGCGGCGATAGGTGTCCTCTCGACGTTCGTCGGGGTCACCGTCGGGTCGACCACCGTCGTCTCGACCATCGGCGGGATGTACTTCGTCACCGCGGCGGTCATCAGTATCGTCTTCCTCGACGAATCGCTGACGGTCAACAGACTCGCCGGAATCGGACTCGTACTCGTTGCGCTGTTCGTCATCAACCGCTGA
- a CDS encoding BCCT family transporter, producing the protein MSDSDETTGEMSDGLQVELFHPDSDREPGDTNIQRFGFDIHPVVFPVALVIIGLFIGATLLLGEQAANTYSAVRSFFEGNFGWFFLMAVNIFIVTILYFAIGKYGTIRIGGVEAEKEFSDFSWMAMLFSAGMGIGLMFFSVSEPLYYFQNVPGFFGGEAGTGAAASAAMAQTFFHWGFHPWAIYGLVGLGLAFFSFNRGLPLTFRSIFWPLLGERIYGWPGHVIDLVTVFATLFGLATSLGLGVAQVNTGLSYVGGDMLGLVSIPTGPLPQIILIGAITLIATASVAAGLEGGVKRLSTVNLYLMFTLLGFLLVVGPTVYIFGAWAQGLGTYFGNLLSLSFFTGTMGAGQGTVQGWTVFYWAWWIAWSPFVGMFIARISKGRTVREFVMGVLFLPSLFSTIWLSAFGGSALFNSLQGNGAALATYNEFGQTVAMFALLEQFPLGVISGLLATVLVITFFVTSSDSGSLVIDHLTSGGKHDVPKTQRIFWAVTEGAVAALLLWGGGLNALQTAAIATGFPFAVILVLMCYTVYQGLKNEYEILASEQFAERIEHMTAEEDVDVVTSGNEMVTDIQGGADAEGGSD; encoded by the coding sequence ATGTCAGATAGTGACGAGACGACCGGAGAGATGTCCGACGGACTGCAGGTAGAACTGTTCCACCCCGACTCCGACCGGGAGCCGGGTGACACGAACATCCAGCGGTTCGGGTTCGACATCCACCCTGTGGTGTTCCCCGTCGCGCTGGTCATCATCGGCCTGTTCATCGGCGCGACGCTCCTTCTGGGCGAGCAGGCGGCGAACACGTACTCGGCGGTGCGGAGCTTCTTCGAGGGGAACTTCGGCTGGTTCTTCCTCATGGCGGTGAACATCTTCATCGTCACCATCCTCTACTTCGCGATCGGAAAGTACGGCACCATCCGCATCGGCGGCGTCGAAGCCGAGAAGGAGTTCAGCGACTTCTCGTGGATGGCGATGCTGTTCAGCGCCGGCATGGGTATCGGGCTCATGTTCTTCAGCGTCTCGGAGCCGCTGTACTACTTCCAGAACGTCCCCGGCTTCTTCGGGGGCGAAGCAGGCACCGGCGCCGCGGCGTCCGCCGCGATGGCGCAGACGTTCTTCCACTGGGGCTTCCACCCGTGGGCGATATACGGGTTGGTCGGCCTCGGACTCGCGTTCTTCTCGTTCAACCGCGGGCTTCCGCTGACGTTCCGGTCGATATTCTGGCCGCTGCTGGGCGAGCGAATCTACGGCTGGCCCGGCCACGTCATCGACCTGGTGACGGTGTTCGCGACGCTGTTCGGCCTCGCGACGTCGCTCGGTCTGGGCGTCGCGCAGGTGAACACCGGCCTCTCGTACGTCGGCGGAGACATGCTCGGTCTGGTCAGCATTCCGACCGGGCCTCTCCCGCAGATAATCCTCATCGGCGCCATCACGCTCATCGCGACGGCGTCCGTCGCGGCGGGCCTCGAAGGCGGCGTCAAACGGCTGAGCACCGTCAACCTCTACCTGATGTTCACCCTGCTCGGGTTCCTCCTCGTCGTCGGTCCCACCGTCTACATCTTCGGCGCGTGGGCGCAGGGGCTCGGCACCTACTTCGGAAACCTGCTCTCCCTGTCGTTCTTCACGGGGACGATGGGCGCCGGGCAGGGTACCGTGCAGGGCTGGACGGTGTTCTACTGGGCGTGGTGGATCGCCTGGTCGCCGTTCGTCGGCATGTTCATCGCGCGCATCTCGAAGGGACGGACCGTCCGCGAGTTCGTCATGGGCGTGCTGTTCCTGCCGTCGCTGTTCTCGACCATCTGGCTGTCGGCGTTCGGCGGGAGCGCCCTGTTCAACTCGCTGCAGGGGAACGGCGCGGCGCTGGCGACGTACAACGAGTTCGGCCAGACCGTCGCGATGTTCGCCCTGCTCGAACAGTTCCCGCTGGGAGTCATCTCGGGCCTGCTCGCGACGGTCCTGGTCATCACGTTCTTCGTCACGTCGTCGGACTCGGGGTCGCTGGTCATCGACCACCTGACCTCGGGCGGCAAGCACGACGTCCCGAAGACGCAGCGCATCTTCTGGGCGGTGACCGAGGGCGCCGTCGCCGCACTCCTGCTGTGGGGCGGCGGCCTCAACGCGTTGCAGACGGCGGCCATCGCGACGGGCTTCCCGTTCGCCGTGATACTCGTCCTGATGTGCTACACGGTCTATCAGGGCTTGAAGAATGAGTACGAGATACTGGCCTCCGAGCAGTTCGCGGAGCGCATCGAACACATGACCGCAGAGGAGGACGTGGACGTGGTCACGTCCGGGAACGAGATGGTGACCGACATCCAGGGAGGTGCAGACGCCGAAGGGGGGAGCGACTGA
- the ilvA gene encoding threonine ammonia-lyase — MTSTESMDLPVQYADIERARERLDNDSVVKQTPVERSSSLDEFVGGTVYLKMEHLQWTGSFKTRGAYNKISQSVEEGVDEFVAASAGNHAQGVALAATECGADATIYMPTNAPQAKVNATRSYGATVELVGKDFQETMSHAKAAVEETDAQFVHAYDDTDIIAGQGTLGIEMYHDNPDVDTVVVPIGGGGLISGIATAIKHLSPETRVVGVQATGAETVHESLDKGMPVTLDEVDTIADGIATGGISETTLSIIEAHVDEVVTVTDTQIAEAILLLLERAKQAVEGAGAASVAAILSDDLDVSGETVMPLLCGGNLDMTQLQTVLVHALTKRQQLLRLRVRIDDRPGVMEEIAGVIGDYGANIQDVRHDRSVDDLDIGEAFLVFRVEASGSEHANSIVEGLREAGYPVENIAQTL, encoded by the coding sequence ATGACCTCGACAGAATCAATGGACCTCCCCGTCCAGTACGCCGACATCGAACGGGCGCGCGAACGCCTCGACAACGACAGCGTCGTCAAGCAGACGCCGGTCGAACGGAGTTCGTCGCTCGACGAGTTCGTCGGCGGCACGGTGTACCTGAAGATGGAACACCTCCAGTGGACGGGGTCGTTCAAGACGCGCGGGGCGTACAACAAGATCAGCCAGTCCGTCGAGGAGGGCGTCGACGAGTTCGTCGCGGCCAGCGCCGGCAACCACGCGCAGGGCGTCGCCCTCGCGGCGACGGAGTGCGGCGCGGACGCGACCATCTACATGCCGACGAACGCGCCGCAGGCGAAGGTGAACGCCACCCGGTCCTACGGCGCGACGGTCGAACTCGTCGGCAAGGACTTCCAGGAGACGATGTCGCACGCGAAGGCGGCCGTCGAGGAGACGGACGCCCAGTTCGTCCACGCCTACGACGACACGGACATCATCGCGGGGCAGGGAACGCTCGGCATCGAGATGTACCACGACAACCCGGACGTGGACACCGTCGTCGTCCCCATCGGCGGCGGCGGCCTCATCAGCGGCATCGCCACGGCTATCAAGCATCTCTCCCCGGAGACGCGCGTCGTCGGCGTGCAGGCGACGGGCGCCGAGACGGTCCACGAGAGTCTGGACAAGGGGATGCCGGTGACGCTGGACGAGGTGGACACCATCGCCGACGGCATCGCCACCGGCGGCATCTCGGAGACGACGCTCAGCATCATCGAAGCGCACGTCGACGAGGTGGTGACGGTCACGGACACGCAGATAGCGGAGGCCATCCTCCTCCTGTTGGAGCGAGCGAAGCAGGCCGTCGAGGGCGCGGGTGCCGCCTCAGTCGCGGCGATACTGAGCGACGACCTGGACGTCTCGGGCGAGACGGTGATGCCGCTTCTCTGCGGCGGGAACCTCGACATGACGCAGTTGCAGACGGTGCTGGTGCACGCCCTCACGAAGCGCCAGCAACTGCTCAGACTGCGCGTCCGCATCGACGACCGACCGGGCGTGATGGAGGAGATAGCCGGCGTCATCGGCGACTACGGCGCGAACATCCAAGACGTGCGCCACGACCGCTCGGTCGACGACTTGGACATCGGCGAGGCGTTTCTGGTGTTCAGAGTCGAGGCCAGCGGGAGCGAACACGCGAACTCCATCGTCGAGGGACTTCGAGAGGCCGGCTACCCCGTCGAGAACATCGCCCAGACGCTCTGA
- a CDS encoding formate--tetrahydrofolate ligase, translating into MSSSDEEESMPSDYEIAQSADPVPIWDLLEPWDLGNEDLQYYGEYKAKVEHHAVERLREDAEDRANNLVLVTGMTPTPLGEGKTVTTVGLGQTLDHIGEDAMIAIREPSLGPVFGVKGGAAGGGYSQVLPMEDINLHFTGDLHALTAAHNLVAAMLDAKVSQGNELNVDVNDVAWPRALDMNDRALRETVVGLGGKSGGTPREDGFLLTAASEMMAVLCLASDLEDLKERIARIIVAYDDDGEPITVDDIEATGAVAMLLRDAIKPNIVQTIEGTPAFVHGGPFANIAHGTNSLIADKAAFGMGDYLVTEAGFGSDLGAEKFMNIVCRLGDMTPNAVVMVASVRALKYHGEDMWPADFDAIEEAGVDAIERGFENLDKHVENLQKFGVPVVVAVNRFPDDTDEEVQTVLDHCRDDLDVKAAESTVFGEGSEGGEELAERVVTEVENNDPEEFSPLYEDEASIKEKIETVATEIYGADGVTYTGTADEDIERMERLGFEEFPVCLSKTFHSLSDDASEKGAPEDWTLEVREIYPSAGAGFLVALTGDVLTMPGLPADPAAADMDIDEDGNISGLF; encoded by the coding sequence ATGTCTTCATCCGACGAGGAGGAGTCGATGCCGTCAGACTACGAGATTGCACAGTCCGCGGACCCGGTCCCGATCTGGGACCTCCTCGAACCGTGGGACCTCGGCAACGAGGACCTGCAGTACTACGGGGAGTACAAGGCGAAAGTCGAACATCACGCGGTCGAACGCCTCCGCGAGGACGCCGAGGACCGCGCGAACAACCTCGTCCTCGTGACCGGAATGACGCCGACGCCCCTCGGCGAGGGGAAGACCGTGACGACGGTCGGTCTGGGCCAGACGCTCGACCACATCGGCGAGGACGCGATGATAGCCATCCGCGAACCGTCGCTCGGTCCGGTGTTCGGGGTCAAAGGCGGCGCCGCGGGCGGCGGTTACTCGCAGGTACTGCCGATGGAGGACATCAACCTCCACTTCACGGGCGACCTGCACGCTCTCACGGCGGCGCACAACCTCGTCGCCGCCATGCTCGACGCCAAGGTGTCGCAGGGCAACGAGTTGAACGTCGACGTGAACGACGTGGCGTGGCCCCGCGCCCTCGACATGAACGACCGGGCCCTCCGCGAGACGGTAGTCGGCCTCGGCGGCAAGTCCGGCGGGACGCCCCGCGAGGACGGCTTCCTCCTCACGGCGGCGTCGGAGATGATGGCTGTACTCTGTCTGGCGAGCGACCTCGAAGACCTCAAAGAGCGCATCGCGCGCATCATCGTGGCCTACGACGACGACGGCGAACCGATAACCGTCGACGACATCGAGGCCACGGGCGCGGTGGCGATGCTCCTGCGCGACGCCATCAAGCCGAACATCGTCCAGACGATAGAGGGGACGCCCGCGTTCGTCCACGGCGGCCCGTTCGCGAACATCGCCCACGGGACGAACTCGCTCATCGCCGACAAGGCCGCGTTCGGGATGGGCGACTACCTCGTCACCGAGGCCGGGTTCGGTTCCGACCTCGGCGCCGAGAAGTTCATGAACATCGTCTGCCGCCTCGGCGACATGACGCCGAACGCCGTCGTCATGGTCGCCTCCGTCCGCGCGCTCAAGTACCACGGCGAGGACATGTGGCCCGCGGACTTCGACGCCATCGAGGAGGCGGGCGTCGACGCGATAGAACGGGGCTTCGAGAACCTCGACAAACACGTCGAGAACCTCCAGAAGTTCGGCGTCCCCGTCGTCGTCGCCGTCAACCGCTTCCCGGACGACACCGACGAGGAGGTCCAGACGGTGCTCGACCACTGTCGGGACGACCTGGACGTGAAGGCCGCGGAGTCGACGGTGTTCGGCGAGGGGAGCGAGGGCGGCGAGGAACTCGCCGAACGCGTCGTCACCGAAGTCGAGAACAACGACCCCGAGGAGTTCAGCCCCCTGTACGAGGACGAGGCGTCCATCAAGGAGAAGATAGAGACCGTCGCGACCGAGATATACGGCGCCGACGGCGTAACCTACACGGGCACCGCCGACGAGGACATCGAGCGCATGGAGCGGTTGGGCTTCGAGGAGTTCCCCGTCTGCCTCTCGAAGACGTTCCACTCGCTGAGCGACGACGCCAGCGAGAAGGGCGCGCCGGAGGACTGGACGCTCGAAGTTCGCGAGATATACCCGTCCGCCGGGGCGGGCTTCCTCGTCGCCCTCACCGGCGACGTGCTGACGATGCCGGGCCTGCCGGCGGACCCCGCCGCCGCGGACATGGACATCGACGAGGACGGGAACATCTCGGGCCTGTTCTGA
- a CDS encoding Rid family detoxifying hydrolase, with product MKRTISTDDAPAAVGAYSQATTNGDVLITAGQLPLTTDGELLDDRPVDEQTRQCLENVEAILESEGLSLDDVLKTTVFLDDIDDFDAFNEAYGEYFEEDPPARSAVEAGAVPKGAAVEIEAIASSE from the coding sequence GTGAAGCGAACTATCAGCACCGACGACGCGCCGGCGGCAGTCGGAGCGTACAGTCAGGCGACGACGAACGGCGACGTACTCATCACGGCGGGCCAACTCCCCCTGACGACGGACGGAGAGTTGCTCGACGACCGACCGGTCGACGAACAGACGCGGCAGTGTCTGGAGAACGTCGAGGCCATCCTCGAGTCCGAGGGCCTCTCGCTCGACGACGTGCTCAAGACCACCGTCTTCCTCGACGACATCGACGACTTCGACGCGTTCAACGAGGCGTACGGCGAGTACTTCGAGGAGGACCCGCCGGCGCGGAGCGCAGTCGAGGCCGGCGCGGTGCCGAAAGGGGCCGCCGTCGAGATAGAGGCCATCGCGTCCAGCGAGTGA
- a CDS encoding GcvT family protein, translating into MSTSDLPAETGTVVVGAGAVGCSVAYHLTELGAEDVTVVDQGPLPVTGGSSVHAPGIMFQTSPSKIQTKAAYYTSRFLSDIDAYDEVGGIEIARSEARMDFLRRRVEWATSYGLPDPQLLSPAEVTEQLPFVEESEILGGYYSPTDGRVDGIAALQWYIEHADAGFYGNTEVTDLEVEGGEITAVVTDRGRIECDRCVVATNNWGYQTGQMAGVDLPITPVEHQYVVTEPMAELGTDSSGDDHTAGLDVPGNRDIQEAMSERPQYPVGRDQDHSLYFRTHGDALGMGSYNHEPLPIDPDDMGKNSEDRQASVRGFTDEHWERPTHPNRDKSAKQAFDELIPASAEKAYDVTENGIFVFTPDGMPAVGETAQVDGLWTALAIWWTHSAGYGRIVAEWMENGVPRLPSGPVDTGGIHVRRFEPHAGEKDYFVDRGAKRYEQVYSIVEPRWQPDDHRALRTSPFYHQQQELGANFVQSGGWESAQWYESNADLVDRYEDEIPEQEGWQSVNRSPIEGAEHLHTRENVSMFDMTSFSSIAVEGPGSEAFLQRVCSNDVAIDEGQVRYSLLLNEGGGILADVTVVRLGDEEFMVTTGGGNSPGIHGTWLKERAPDGVSVKIEEGGKTTIGLWGPDSRLLLQRCTDADVSSDGFGYFRAKEMYVGEVPVVALRVSYVGELGWELWAPAEYGNRLWETLWEAGQDLDVRPMGGGALESMRLEKGFRLWGTDIDTDANPFEAGLSFAVDMDTDFVGKEALETAQDEGIDSKITPLTLDDSTDILLSGRPVLKDGEKIGYVQAADFGYSIGESIAYTYLPAEYAEAGTDVEVLCEGERYDATVRDEPLFDPGREKILR; encoded by the coding sequence ATGAGCACATCGGACCTCCCAGCAGAGACGGGTACCGTCGTCGTCGGCGCGGGCGCCGTCGGGTGTAGCGTCGCCTACCACCTGACGGAACTCGGCGCCGAGGACGTGACCGTCGTCGACCAGGGCCCCCTGCCGGTGACGGGCGGGTCGTCCGTCCACGCGCCGGGGATCATGTTCCAGACGTCGCCGTCGAAGATACAGACGAAGGCGGCGTACTACACCAGCAGATTCCTCTCGGACATCGACGCCTACGACGAGGTCGGGGGCATCGAGATCGCCCGGAGCGAAGCGCGGATGGACTTCCTCAGACGGCGCGTCGAGTGGGCCACGTCGTACGGACTCCCGGACCCGCAGTTGCTGTCGCCGGCCGAGGTGACCGAACAACTGCCGTTCGTCGAGGAATCGGAGATTCTCGGCGGCTACTACTCGCCGACGGACGGCCGCGTCGACGGCATCGCGGCCCTGCAGTGGTACATCGAACACGCCGACGCGGGGTTCTACGGGAACACCGAGGTGACCGACCTGGAAGTCGAGGGCGGCGAGATAACCGCCGTGGTCACCGACCGCGGGCGAATCGAGTGCGACCGGTGCGTCGTCGCGACGAACAACTGGGGCTACCAGACGGGACAGATGGCGGGCGTCGACCTGCCCATCACGCCCGTCGAACACCAGTACGTCGTCACCGAACCGATGGCGGAACTGGGCACCGACTCGTCGGGCGACGACCACACCGCCGGACTGGACGTGCCCGGCAACCGGGACATCCAGGAGGCGATGAGCGAGCGACCGCAGTACCCCGTCGGCCGCGACCAGGACCACTCGCTGTACTTCCGGACGCACGGCGACGCTCTCGGGATGGGGTCGTACAACCACGAACCGCTCCCGATAGACCCCGACGACATGGGGAAGAACTCCGAGGACAGACAGGCCTCCGTCCGCGGGTTCACCGACGAACACTGGGAGCGTCCGACCCACCCCAACCGCGACAAGTCGGCCAAGCAGGCGTTCGACGAACTCATCCCCGCGTCGGCTGAAAAAGCCTACGACGTCACGGAGAACGGCATCTTCGTCTTCACGCCGGACGGGATGCCCGCCGTCGGCGAGACGGCGCAGGTGGACGGCCTGTGGACCGCCCTCGCCATCTGGTGGACGCACTCGGCCGGGTACGGCCGCATCGTCGCCGAGTGGATGGAGAACGGCGTTCCGAGACTCCCCTCGGGACCGGTCGACACCGGCGGCATCCACGTCCGCCGGTTCGAACCGCACGCCGGCGAGAAGGACTACTTCGTCGACCGGGGCGCGAAGCGCTACGAGCAGGTCTACTCCATCGTCGAACCGCGGTGGCAACCCGACGACCACCGCGCCCTGCGGACGAGTCCGTTCTACCACCAACAGCAGGAACTCGGGGCGAACTTCGTGCAGAGCGGTGGCTGGGAGTCCGCGCAGTGGTACGAGTCGAACGCGGACCTGGTCGACCGCTACGAGGACGAGATTCCCGAACAGGAGGGCTGGCAGTCCGTCAACCGCTCTCCCATCGAGGGCGCCGAACACCTCCACACCCGCGAGAACGTGTCGATGTTCGACATGACCTCGTTCAGTTCGATAGCCGTCGAGGGCCCCGGTAGCGAAGCGTTCCTCCAGCGGGTGTGTAGTAACGACGTGGCGATAGACGAGGGGCAGGTCCGCTACTCGCTGCTGTTGAACGAGGGCGGCGGCATCCTCGCGGACGTCACCGTCGTCCGCCTCGGCGACGAGGAGTTCATGGTGACGACCGGCGGCGGGAACTCGCCCGGCATCCACGGCACCTGGCTGAAAGAGCGCGCCCCCGACGGCGTCTCCGTGAAGATAGAGGAGGGTGGCAAGACCACTATCGGTCTGTGGGGTCCGGACTCGCGACTGCTCTTGCAGCGATGCACCGACGCCGACGTGTCGAGCGACGGCTTCGGCTACTTCCGGGCGAAGGAGATGTACGTCGGCGAGGTGCCCGTCGTCGCCCTCCGCGTCTCCTACGTCGGCGAACTCGGCTGGGAACTGTGGGCGCCCGCGGAGTACGGCAACCGCCTCTGGGAGACGCTCTGGGAGGCCGGGCAGGACCTCGACGTGCGCCCGATGGGCGGCGGGGCGCTGGAGTCGATGCGACTGGAGAAGGGGTTCCGCCTCTGGGGAACCGACATCGACACCGACGCCAACCCGTTCGAGGCGGGCCTCTCGTTCGCCGTCGACATGGACACCGACTTCGTCGGCAAGGAAGCGCTGGAAACCGCGCAAGACGAGGGTATCGACTCGAAGATAACGCCGCTGACGCTCGACGACTCGACCGACATCCTGCTGAGCGGTCGCCCCGTCCTGAAGGACGGCGAGAAGATCGGCTACGTGCAGGCGGCCGACTTCGGATACAGCATCGGCGAGTCGATAGCGTACACGTACCTCCCGGCGGAGTACGCCGAGGCGGGCACGGACGTCGAAGTGCTCTGCGAGGGCGAACGGTACGACGCGACGGTCCGCGACGAACCGCTGTTCGACCCCGGCCGGGAGAAGATACTGCGCTGA
- the folP gene encoding dihydropteroate synthase produces the protein MQYHEAAERLNGLRRRRPKLGTETTARMLSHLGDPQASMDCVQVAGSNGKGSTARMLDSVLRAAGYDVGLFTSPKLNDFREQIRIDGRKASKSGVASTFERLEPCLERLREEDDAPTHFEVITALALHRFAAADADVAVLEVGIGGRYDATSAVDPVASAVTSVSLEHTDLLGDTVEEIARDKAQVAPAGAPLVTGADGAALDAIRGETDVTTVGPADADVVATENGMRSDVESEVAITGPDWSLETALTLLGGHQATNAGVAATLARQVAAVDERTIAGGLRQATWPGRFELVDRDPTVVLDGSHNPGAAATLSDLLDRYEYEDLHVVFAAMSDKAYDEMIASLPAVERAFVTRPQLDRAESVDSLADAFEGHAATVNRVPSVAEAVDRAIRRAGEDDFVLVTGSLYAVAEARDRWTRQVVPKDRVPPRATNRSEETAGASEEARGVEPSVFETFLRHDQAETVAERFEAVGGTCVRSSAGTPEKLDRVVLSGSATELRSLAGHLDDAGLGLAHVATQLRARLDGSSARSGPFGVDGTAVMGILNVTPDSFHDGGEYDALDAAVERAEEMVAAGADVVDVGGESTRPGADPVPVETEIDRVVPVVEELSSLDVPVSVDTRKAAVADAALDAGADVVNDVSGLSDPEMRFVVADHDAGLVLMHSLSAPVDPDRSAAYDDVVEDVRTELAETVLHAERAGVDRERILVDPGCGFGKSAAESMELVDRLGEFRALGCPVMLGHSQKSMFAGVSGDGDDRLPPTLAATAIAAERAADVVRVHDVAENAAVVRTVAATTGSD, from the coding sequence ATGCAGTACCACGAAGCGGCCGAGCGCCTGAACGGGCTCAGGCGACGGCGGCCGAAACTCGGGACGGAAACGACCGCACGGATGCTCTCGCACCTCGGCGACCCGCAGGCGTCGATGGACTGCGTCCAGGTCGCCGGTTCCAACGGCAAGGGGAGCACCGCGCGGATGCTCGACAGCGTCCTCCGGGCTGCCGGGTACGACGTGGGCCTGTTCACGTCGCCGAAACTGAACGACTTCCGCGAGCAGATTCGAATCGACGGCCGGAAAGCGTCCAAGTCCGGCGTCGCGTCGACGTTCGAACGGCTCGAACCCTGTCTGGAACGTCTCCGAGAGGAGGACGACGCCCCGACGCACTTCGAGGTCATCACCGCCCTCGCCCTCCACCGATTCGCCGCCGCGGACGCGGACGTGGCGGTTCTCGAAGTCGGTATCGGCGGGCGCTACGACGCGACCAGCGCCGTCGACCCCGTCGCGAGCGCGGTCACGAGCGTCAGCCTCGAACACACCGACCTGCTCGGCGACACCGTCGAGGAGATCGCCCGCGACAAGGCGCAGGTCGCGCCCGCGGGGGCACCGCTGGTGACGGGTGCCGACGGCGCCGCACTGGACGCGATTCGGGGCGAGACGGACGTGACGACGGTCGGTCCCGCGGACGCCGACGTCGTCGCCACGGAGAACGGCATGCGGTCGGACGTCGAGAGCGAAGTGGCCATCACGGGACCGGACTGGTCGCTGGAGACGGCGCTGACGCTCCTCGGAGGGCACCAGGCGACGAACGCCGGGGTCGCCGCGACGCTGGCACGACAGGTCGCGGCGGTGGACGAGCGGACGATAGCGGGGGGGTTGCGGCAGGCGACGTGGCCGGGGCGGTTCGAACTCGTCGACCGCGACCCGACCGTCGTCCTCGACGGGTCGCACAACCCCGGCGCTGCCGCCACGCTCTCGGACCTGCTCGACCGCTACGAGTACGAGGACCTGCACGTGGTCTTCGCGGCGATGTCCGACAAGGCGTACGACGAGATGATAGCGTCGCTTCCGGCGGTCGAACGGGCGTTCGTCACGCGACCGCAACTCGACCGGGCGGAGTCGGTCGACTCGCTCGCGGACGCCTTCGAGGGGCACGCGGCGACGGTGAACCGCGTCCCCTCGGTGGCCGAAGCGGTGGACCGAGCGATTCGTCGGGCCGGGGAGGACGACTTCGTCCTCGTCACGGGGTCGCTGTACGCCGTCGCGGAGGCGCGGGACCGCTGGACGCGACAGGTGGTCCCCAAAGACCGGGTACCACCCCGCGCGACGAACCGGTCCGAGGAGACGGCAGGGGCATCGGAGGAGGCGCGAGGAGTCGAACCGAGCGTGTTCGAGACGTTCCTCCGGCACGACCAGGCGGAGACGGTCGCCGAACGGTTCGAGGCCGTCGGCGGAACCTGCGTCCGGTCCTCGGCGGGAACGCCGGAGAAACTCGACCGCGTCGTCCTCTCGGGGTCGGCGACCGAACTCCGCTCGCTCGCCGGACACCTCGACGACGCCGGACTGGGACTGGCGCACGTCGCGACGCAACTGAGGGCCCGACTCGACGGCTCGTCGGCCCGGAGTGGGCCGTTCGGCGTCGACGGAACGGCCGTCATGGGCATCCTGAACGTGACGCCGGACAGCTTCCACGACGGCGGGGAGTACGACGCCCTCGACGCGGCCGTCGAACGCGCCGAGGAGATGGTCGCCGCGGGCGCCGACGTCGTCGACGTGGGGGGCGAGAGCACGCGACCCGGCGCCGATCCCGTCCCGGTCGAGACCGAAATCGACCGCGTCGTCCCGGTCGTCGAGGAACTCTCGTCGCTCGACGTTCCGGTGTCGGTGGACACGCGCAAGGCGGCCGTCGCGGACGCGGCACTCGACGCCGGCGCCGACGTGGTCAACGACGTCTCGGGGCTGTCGGATCCGGAGATGCGCTTCGTCGTCGCCGACCACGACGCCGGCCTCGTCCTGATGCACAGTCTCTCCGCGCCCGTCGACCCCGACCGGTCGGCGGCGTACGACGACGTCGTCGAAGACGTGCGGACCGAACTCGCGGAGACCGTCCTGCACGCCGAACGGGCCGGCGTCGACCGAGAGCGGATTCTCGTCGACCCCGGGTGCGGGTTCGGGAAGTCCGCCGCGGAGTCGATGGAACTGGTGGACCGCCTCGGCGAGTTCCGCGCCCTCGGCTGTCCGGTGATGCTCGGCCACTCGCAGAAGTCGATGTTCGCGGGCGTCTCGGGCGACGGCGACGACAGACTCCCGCCGACCTTAGCGGCGACGGCGATAGCGGCCGAACGCGCCGCCGACGTGGTCCGCGTCCACGACGTCGCGGAGAACGCCGCCGTGGTCCGGACCGTCGCGGCGACGACCGGGTCCGACTGA